A stretch of DNA from Planifilum fimeticola:
TTTCGCCGGGTCGTTGTCAAAACCGGCGACGATCTTCGTATTGTGACTGCGGTAAAAGTTGTAGCGCAGCAGGGCCGTTCCCAGGTTGCCGACGCCCACCAACACCACGTTGGTCACTTCGTCCTGTCGCAGAAAATCGCGCAGGAACTGAAGCAGGTAATTGACATTATATCCATAACCTTTCTTGCCCAACTCGCCCAGATAGGAGAAGTCGCGGCGAATGGTGGCCGGATCGATCTGCAGGGCTTCGCTGAGCTGGGCGGAGGAAACGCGCTTTTTTCCGATCGCGTGCAATTTCTCCAGATACCGATAATACAACGGCAATCGTTTGGCGGTGACTTGAGGGATTTTTTGATCTTCCATCGCATGCCTCCATGTCGACGGTCCCTTCGACCGCTTGATTTTATATTCAAGATGTCCGCCAACCTCTAGCGCTTCATCGGTTGCGTTCGGATTGTCCTTCCATCTGTTATTCTCTTCACAAATTCATCTTACAATGAAATCCCAGTTTCCGACAAGTTGAGGACCCGGGCGGTTCAGCAGGAGTGGAGCAATCCGCCGTGCCCCTGGGTGACCACGTCTTCCCGGGTGATTTTTTCCCCGGCCAGAATGCGGGGAAGGAAATGGTCGAAGGAGGTGACGGGATCGTGGAGGACGCAACCCGGCAGCCCCAAAACGGGAATCCCCCGGTAGTAGGCGATCATCAGCATCGTGCCGGGCAGAATCGGCGTACCATAGGTGATGATCTCCGCTCCCAGGGAAGCGATCGCCCCCGGGGTCCGGTCATCGGGATCGACGGACATCCCGCTGGTCACCAGGACCATGTCCACCCCCTGATCCACGAAGGCCCGGATCTGATCCCGGATCATCTCCTTGTCGTCGGTGGCGAAGGTCTGCCCCACCACCGTCGACCCGTACTTCTCCACCTTTTCCCGGACGACCGGGCCGAAGCGGTCCCGGATCCGTCCGTGATACACCTCGCTCCCGGTGGTGACGATGCCGACCCGGTGCGGGCGAAAGGGAACCACCTCCACCACCGGCCGGTCCCGGCGGACGGCGATATCCTCCACCTCCCGGATGGACGCTTCCGGAAAAACCAGGGGGATTACCCGGGTCGCCGCGACGGTCTGCCCCTTTTCCACCGGTGTGTGGGTTCGGAGCGTCGACAGCGCCACCTGCTCCACCCGGTTGATGGCCGTCACCGCCTCCACGTCGATCCGGAGCAAACCCCGCACCTGCGCGACCAGGTTCACTTTCCCCTCCTTCGGCTCTGTCCGGCCGAGATGGGGGCCGGCGGCCGCCCGGGCAATCCGTTCCGCCGCCTCGTCCTCGTGCAGCTCTCCCTCGGCCAGTTCCAACACGTATACATGCTCCTTGCCGATCCGGAGCAGCTCCTCGATATCCTCCCGGCGGATCCGATGCCCTTTGCGGAACAGGGGACCCTTGTATTTCCCCGGATCGATCACCGTCAAATCGTGCGCCAGCACCAATCCCACCGCTTCACCGACGGGCACTTCCTTCAACCGGCTTTTCATCTCCGTTCCTCCCCCCGCGTTTCTATCTTCGGATCATCCGATTTATTCCCCCAAAAATCCGCCGAAAAAACGGAAACCGCTGAAGGGGTGTGCCGCGGGGACCGGAAGCCCCGGCAGCCAAAGCCGGCGATCTTTTGGAGAGACTTCCGCTAGAATGAGAGGGTCTTGGACGGCGTGATCAACCCGTCCAACCGCTGATCGTGCTCTTCCGGGCAGACGGTCGGCACCACCTGAAAGGAATAGGCCACCCCGATCCGCTTGAATGGCCCCGGATGACGGGAGAAAAAGCGATCGTAATATCCTCCGCCGTATCCGAGCCGGTATCCCCGCTCATCGAAGGCGACGCCGGGAACCACCACCAGGTCGATCGCCCCGGGAGGAATTTTCGCCGACGCTTTTCCGGACGGTTCCGGTATGCCGTAGGATCCCGAAACCAACGGTTCCCCCCTGCGGAGCGAGAAGAAGGAGAGGGATTTGGTCGCGGGATCCGCCTTGGGGAGAACCACCCGCTTCCCCGCCGACCAGGCCTCCTCCATCGCCGGCCGGACATCCACTTCCTTCCGGAAGGGAAAGTAAAACAGGATCGTCTCCCCTTCTTTAAAGACGGGGTGACGGACCAGCCGCTCACAGACGGCCAGGGATTCCCGGCGCACCTGTTCCGGGGAGAGGGATTCCCTCAGGTCCAGCATGCGCCGGCGAAGCATGCGCTTTTGTTCCGACATGATCAATATCCGCCCTTTTGCCGAATTGCCCGTCATCTGCTAAGATTAAGGGATAGGTGACGCAAAACGGTAATATTTGGTCGAGGTGGCATCTCCTATGCTGAGGATCGGTGTGCCAACCGCTCTTCACCTTTGAACGGCAGTTTTTTATTTACAATTGTACACCATTGACCGGTGCCGAGAAAATCTCCCCTTTGAACAAACCGTGACGCCTGCTCGGCCGCCGGGATCCCTTCCGGGACCGGCGCACCGCCGAAGAAGCCATATTGGAGGAATATGCCCATGATCCTGTTGCAAGTCAACCAAGTATCCAAATCCTACGGTGCCAACCCCGTATTGGAAGAGGCCACCCTGCGGGTGGCGGAAAAGGAACGAGTCGGATTGATCGGCGTCAACGGTGCGGGGAAAACCACCTTGCTGAAAATCATCACTTCGCAAATCACACCCGATCGCGGGGAGGTGTTCATCGCCAAAAACGCCCGGATCGGTTACCTGGCCCAGGACAGCGGCCTCGATTCGGGGCGAACCGTCTGGGAAGAAGCCCTGACGGTGTTTACGTCCCTCCGGGAGATGGAAAGCCGGCTGCGCCGGATGGAACGGGAGATGGGAGACCAGGCATTGATGGCCGATGAGGAGCGGTACCAGCAGGTGCTGGAGCGCTATGCCTCCCTGCAGGAAGCCTACGAACGGGAGGGTGGGTTCCAATACGAGGCGCGCATTCGGGGAGCCCTGCACGGCCTCGGCCTCTCCGGCATCGATTGGCACCGAACCCCCGTGTCCGATCTCAGCGGCGGACAGAAAACCCGGCTGGCCCTGGCCAAGCTGCTGCTTCAGGAACCCGATCTGCTGATTCTGGACGAGCCGACCAACTATCTGGACATGGATGCCCTCGCCTGGCTGGAGCAGACCCTCGCGTCCTATCCCGGCGC
This window harbors:
- a CDS encoding redox-sensing transcriptional repressor Rex, with the translated sequence MEDQKIPQVTAKRLPLYYRYLEKLHAIGKKRVSSAQLSEALQIDPATIRRDFSYLGELGKKGYGYNVNYLLQFLRDFLRQDEVTNVVLVGVGNLGTALLRYNFYRSHNTKIVAGFDNDPAKIGTEVDGIPVLSMDRFKEVTELHNVEVAILTVPASVAQATAQQIVEAGIRGILNFTPARLNVPPRVRIHHIDLTTELQTLIYFLKKFPDEETEAETAKEMDEAHKS
- a CDS encoding molybdopterin-binding protein, with protein sequence MKSRLKEVPVGEAVGLVLAHDLTVIDPGKYKGPLFRKGHRIRREDIEELLRIGKEHVYVLELAEGELHEDEAAERIARAAAGPHLGRTEPKEGKVNLVAQVRGLLRIDVEAVTAINRVEQVALSTLRTHTPVEKGQTVAATRVIPLVFPEASIREVEDIAVRRDRPVVEVVPFRPHRVGIVTTGSEVYHGRIRDRFGPVVREKVEKYGSTVVGQTFATDDKEMIRDQIRAFVDQGVDMVLVTSGMSVDPDDRTPGAIASLGAEIITYGTPILPGTMLMIAYYRGIPVLGLPGCVLHDPVTSFDHFLPRILAGEKITREDVVTQGHGGLLHSC
- a CDS encoding 5-formyltetrahydrofolate cyclo-ligase translates to MSEQKRMLRRRMLDLRESLSPEQVRRESLAVCERLVRHPVFKEGETILFYFPFRKEVDVRPAMEEAWSAGKRVVLPKADPATKSLSFFSLRRGEPLVSGSYGIPEPSGKASAKIPPGAIDLVVVPGVAFDERGYRLGYGGGYYDRFFSRHPGPFKRIGVAYSFQVVPTVCPEEHDQRLDGLITPSKTLSF